One stretch of Methylopila sp. 73B DNA includes these proteins:
- a CDS encoding NUDIX hydrolase, which produces MPKAAKKKTKPRQQFGVAPYRSLPDGGLEVLLVTSRDTGRWIIPKGWPMKKGSPLKAALREGFEEAGVRGDGGAEIGAFEYVKVMEFGRDRPCRVGVFALKVTEELEDWPERGERVRRWFSPAEAAAVVNEDGLKEILETLPARLENS; this is translated from the coding sequence ATGCCAAAAGCTGCAAAAAAGAAGACTAAGCCGCGCCAACAGTTTGGCGTCGCGCCGTACCGCAGCCTCCCCGACGGCGGGCTGGAGGTGCTGCTCGTCACCTCGCGCGACACCGGCCGCTGGATCATTCCCAAGGGTTGGCCGATGAAAAAGGGCTCGCCGCTGAAGGCTGCGTTGCGCGAAGGCTTCGAGGAAGCCGGCGTGCGGGGCGATGGCGGAGCTGAGATCGGCGCCTTCGAGTACGTCAAGGTCATGGAGTTCGGCCGCGACCGACCCTGTCGGGTGGGCGTGTTCGCGCTGAAGGTGACCGAAGAGCTCGAGGACTGGCCAGAGCGCGGGGAGCGCGTCCGCCGCTGGTTCTCGCCCGCGGAAGCCGCCGCGGTGGTGAACGAAGACGGCCTCAAGGAAATCCTCGAGACGCTTCCAGCCCGCCTCGAGAACAGCTGA
- a CDS encoding amidohydrolase family protein, producing the protein MRIDRPMHPPRGEPPVCPGPAPAPHAATRFDPPPGSVDSHAHVIGLPPAYPFVAERSYTPPEATPAAYLRMLDATGMTYGVLVQVSAHGTDNRLMLRTLAANRDRLRGVAVISPKASERDLAALAEAGVVGLRLNVLFGGGVGFDKLETYGAIAREMGWHLQFLLDAADLPILAPRLKALPVPFVVDHMGHMPTSRGRDDAGFRTLVGLVADGAWVKLSGAYRISVDGPPYRDVAPFARALFEAAPERCLWGSDWPHVAHWAPSLDVGHLLDVFADWAPTPFDRARILVENPARLYGFPPTTAVPRVDP; encoded by the coding sequence ATGAGGATCGACCGCCCGATGCATCCGCCGCGGGGCGAGCCTCCGGTCTGCCCTGGGCCGGCGCCCGCGCCCCATGCGGCGACCCGGTTCGATCCGCCGCCCGGATCGGTGGATTCCCACGCCCATGTCATCGGCTTGCCGCCGGCCTACCCCTTCGTCGCGGAGCGGAGCTACACGCCGCCGGAGGCGACCCCAGCCGCCTATCTCAGGATGCTCGACGCCACCGGCATGACCTATGGCGTGCTGGTGCAGGTCAGCGCGCATGGGACCGACAACCGGCTGATGCTCCGCACGCTCGCCGCGAACCGGGACCGCCTGCGCGGGGTCGCCGTGATCTCGCCGAAGGCGTCCGAGCGCGACCTGGCGGCGCTCGCCGAGGCGGGCGTCGTGGGCCTGCGCCTCAACGTGCTGTTCGGCGGCGGCGTCGGCTTCGACAAGCTCGAGACCTACGGCGCGATCGCCCGCGAGATGGGGTGGCACCTGCAGTTCCTGCTGGACGCTGCCGACCTGCCGATCCTCGCGCCCCGCCTGAAGGCCCTGCCCGTGCCCTTCGTGGTGGACCACATGGGCCATATGCCGACGAGCCGCGGCCGGGACGACGCCGGCTTTCGCACGCTGGTCGGGCTTGTGGCCGACGGGGCCTGGGTGAAGCTGTCGGGGGCCTATCGCATCAGCGTCGACGGGCCGCCCTACCGCGACGTCGCGCCCTTTGCGCGGGCGCTGTTCGAGGCCGCCCCCGAGCGCTGCCTCTGGGGCTCGGACTGGCCGCACGTTGCGCATTGGGCGCCGTCACTGGACGTGGGGCATCTTCTCGACGTCTTCGCGGACTGGGCGCCGACGCCCTTCGACCGCGCGCGCATCCTCGTGGAGAACCCTGCGCGGCTCTATGGCTTTCCCCCCACGACCGCCGTCCCACGCGTCGATCCGTGA
- a CDS encoding TraB/GumN family protein, with amino-acid sequence MFFRRLAAAFAAALVVSPVAAQDVARSCEGRDLIAKAKAEDPKAYAAFETEARAVPNAEGLLWRITPKAANVAPSYLFGTMHTTDADLVALREPVRAALKDAKAVAVEIADANGAAAQAEVVAYVTRNAIDFSGKGLEGLDEAQRKEVGRRIAENGLPAAVAGSLKPWFLGITLQVSACETKRMAQGLPTIDGAVERIGRDGGARIVGLESITEQLDAVSKIPDETARRMIRDTVATPAAGGDLQTTTLALYRARKVGWYLAMKGGLFGAGFDVEAYADFMSELVDRRNTLMAERSRALIDDGGAFVAVGALHLPGPKGLVELYRQAGYAVEKAW; translated from the coding sequence ATGTTCTTCCGTCGCCTCGCCGCAGCATTCGCCGCAGCCCTGGTCGTCTCGCCCGTGGCCGCGCAGGACGTGGCGCGGTCCTGCGAAGGGCGGGACCTCATCGCCAAGGCGAAGGCGGAGGACCCCAAGGCCTACGCCGCCTTCGAGACGGAGGCGCGCGCCGTGCCGAACGCCGAAGGCCTGCTGTGGCGGATCACGCCGAAGGCCGCGAACGTCGCGCCGTCCTACCTGTTCGGCACCATGCACACGACCGACGCCGACCTCGTCGCCCTCAGGGAGCCGGTGCGCGCCGCGCTGAAGGACGCCAAAGCCGTCGCGGTCGAGATCGCCGACGCCAACGGCGCGGCGGCGCAGGCCGAGGTGGTGGCCTACGTCACCCGCAACGCCATCGACTTCTCCGGCAAAGGACTCGAGGGTCTCGACGAGGCGCAGCGGAAAGAGGTCGGACGTCGGATCGCGGAGAACGGCCTGCCCGCGGCGGTCGCGGGGTCGCTGAAGCCGTGGTTCCTCGGAATCACCCTCCAGGTTTCGGCCTGTGAAACCAAGCGCATGGCGCAGGGGCTGCCGACCATCGACGGCGCGGTCGAGCGGATCGGGCGGGACGGCGGCGCCAGGATCGTGGGTCTCGAGAGCATCACCGAACAGCTCGACGCCGTGTCAAAGATTCCGGATGAGACCGCCCGCCGCATGATCCGCGACACGGTCGCGACCCCGGCGGCGGGCGGCGATCTCCAGACCACCACGCTCGCGCTGTACCGCGCGCGGAAGGTCGGCTGGTATCTCGCCATGAAGGGCGGCCTGTTCGGCGCGGGCTTCGACGTCGAGGCCTACGCGGATTTCATGTCCGAGCTGGTGGACCGTCGCAACACCCTGATGGCCGAACGCTCCCGGGCGCTCATCGATGACGGCGGGGCCTTCGTCGCGGTCGGCGCGCTGCATCTGCCTGGTCCGAAAGGGCTGGTCGAGCTCTACCGACAGGCGGGATACGCGGTCGAAAAGGCGTGGTGA
- a CDS encoding HesA/MoeB/ThiF family protein, with protein sequence MPLSPSEVERYARHIVLHDVGGPGQQKLAKARVLVVGAGGLGSPLALYLAAAGVGTIGIVDDDHVSLSNLQRQVLHGTPDVGRLKTDSAVDAIARVNPHVTVEPHPTRLTAENAMALVEAYDIVADGSDSFATRYLVADACALAGRPLVTASLGTFDGAITTIRAHETNAEGERNPTWRCLFPEPPPPGAVASCAEAGVLGALAGLMGSLMAIEVLREIVGFGQGLVGRLLVIDARAMRFETVSYGWDPDNPVTGDNPTITDLSIHAKKFGG encoded by the coding sequence ATGCCGCTCAGTCCTTCGGAAGTCGAACGCTACGCCCGCCACATCGTGCTGCACGACGTGGGCGGGCCGGGCCAGCAGAAGCTCGCCAAGGCCCGCGTGCTGGTCGTGGGGGCCGGCGGGCTGGGCAGCCCGCTCGCGCTTTATCTCGCCGCGGCGGGCGTGGGAACGATCGGGATCGTCGATGACGACCACGTCTCGCTCTCGAACCTGCAGCGGCAGGTGCTGCACGGCACCCCCGACGTCGGCCGCCTGAAGACCGACTCCGCCGTCGACGCCATCGCCCGCGTGAACCCGCACGTGACGGTGGAGCCGCACCCGACGCGGCTGACCGCCGAAAACGCGATGGCGCTCGTCGAAGCCTACGACATCGTCGCCGACGGCTCGGACAGCTTCGCGACCCGCTATCTCGTGGCCGACGCATGCGCGCTAGCGGGACGGCCGCTCGTCACCGCCTCGCTCGGGACCTTCGACGGCGCGATCACCACCATCCGCGCCCACGAGACGAACGCCGAAGGCGAGCGCAACCCGACCTGGCGCTGCCTGTTCCCCGAGCCGCCGCCGCCTGGCGCGGTGGCGAGCTGCGCCGAGGCCGGCGTGCTGGGGGCGCTGGCGGGGCTGATGGGTTCGCTGATGGCGATCGAGGTTCTGCGCGAGATCGTCGGCTTCGGGCAGGGGCTCGTCGGCCGCCTGCTGGTCATCGACGCCCGCGCCATGCGGTTCGAGACCGTCTCCTACGGCTGGGATCCGGACAACCCGGTCACCGGCGACAACCCGACGATCACCGACCTGTCGATCCACGCTAAAAAATTCGGCGGCTGA
- a CDS encoding D-glycerate dehydrogenase — protein MKKRPLVVVTRRLPDVVETRMRELFDARLNHDDKPMTPDELATAVREADVLVPTVTDRIDAALLAQSGPNFKLIANFGNGVDNIDVQSALDRGITVTNTPGVLTEDTADMTMGLILTVPRRIAEGARVVPDDHEWSGWSPTWMLGRRIWGKRLGIVGMGRIGQAVARRARAFGLSIHYHNRRRVAPHVEEQLEATYWESLDQMLARMDIVSVNCPHTPATYHLLSARRLKLLKKEAYVVNTARGEVIDENALARMLEAGDLAGAALDVFENEPAVNPKLVKLARQNKVVLLPHLGSATLEGRIDMGEKVIVNIKTFMDGHRPPDRVLPSML, from the coding sequence ATGAAGAAGCGTCCGCTCGTCGTCGTGACCCGTCGGCTGCCCGACGTGGTCGAGACGCGCATGCGCGAGCTGTTCGACGCGCGGCTGAATCATGACGACAAGCCGATGACGCCGGACGAGCTGGCGACCGCCGTGCGGGAGGCCGACGTGCTGGTGCCGACCGTGACGGACCGCATCGACGCCGCGCTGCTCGCCCAGTCCGGGCCGAACTTCAAGCTGATCGCGAACTTCGGCAACGGCGTCGACAACATCGACGTCCAGAGCGCGCTCGATCGCGGGATCACCGTCACCAACACGCCCGGCGTGCTGACGGAGGACACCGCCGACATGACCATGGGCCTGATCCTGACGGTGCCGCGCCGCATCGCCGAGGGCGCCCGCGTGGTGCCGGACGACCACGAGTGGTCCGGCTGGTCGCCGACCTGGATGCTCGGCCGCCGCATCTGGGGCAAGCGCCTCGGCATCGTCGGCATGGGCCGCATCGGCCAGGCGGTGGCGCGGCGCGCCCGCGCCTTCGGCCTCTCGATCCACTACCACAACCGGCGCCGGGTGGCGCCCCACGTCGAGGAGCAGCTGGAGGCGACCTACTGGGAAAGCCTCGACCAGATGCTCGCCCGCATGGACATCGTCTCGGTCAACTGCCCGCACACGCCGGCGACCTACCACCTGCTCTCGGCGCGCCGGCTGAAGCTGCTGAAGAAAGAGGCCTACGTCGTCAACACCGCGCGCGGCGAGGTGATCGACGAGAACGCGCTCGCCCGCATGCTGGAGGCCGGCGACCTCGCGGGCGCCGCGCTCGACGTGTTCGAGAACGAGCCCGCGGTGAACCCCAAGCTCGTCAAGCTCGCGCGCCAGAACAAGGTGGTGCTGCTGCCCCATCTTGGCTCGGCCACCCTCGAGGGCCGCATCGACATGGGCGAGAAGGTCATCGTCAACATCAAGACCTTCATGGATGGCCACCGCCCGCCCGACCGCGTGCTGCCCTCGATGTTGTGA
- a CDS encoding SH3 domain-containing protein: MAGNRLKPFGRAALAAAAALGVLAGLSGAARAQAARETEAGVMIGPVSGLPVPRYVSLKSAKVYVRQGPTKDHPVAFVYRRAGEPVEIVAEYDNWRRIRDSEGSEGWVWHSLLSGRRTALVAPWSKDSALPIRASATADARLSARLEPKVLVEVRRCDGSWCKVEGDGFDGFIPQDRLWGVYPGERFD; encoded by the coding sequence ATGGCTGGGAATCGACTGAAGCCCTTCGGACGGGCGGCGCTGGCGGCGGCGGCGGCTCTCGGCGTTCTGGCCGGCTTGAGCGGCGCGGCGCGCGCGCAGGCCGCCAGGGAGACGGAGGCCGGGGTGATGATCGGTCCGGTGTCGGGTCTTCCCGTGCCGCGCTACGTCAGCCTGAAGAGCGCCAAGGTCTACGTGCGCCAGGGTCCGACCAAGGACCATCCCGTGGCGTTCGTCTACCGCCGCGCAGGCGAGCCGGTCGAGATCGTCGCCGAGTACGACAACTGGCGGCGCATCAGGGATTCCGAGGGGTCTGAAGGCTGGGTCTGGCACAGCCTGCTGTCGGGCCGGCGCACGGCGCTGGTCGCGCCCTGGTCCAAAGACAGCGCGCTTCCGATCCGCGCCTCGGCGACCGCAGACGCTCGCCTGTCGGCGCGGCTGGAGCCGAAGGTGCTCGTCGAGGTGCGCCGCTGCGACGGCTCGTGGTGCAAGGTGGAGGGCGACGGCTTCGACGGCTTCATCCCGCAGGACCGGCTCTGGGGCGTCTATCCCGGCGAACGCTTCGACTGA
- a CDS encoding DUF1294 domain-containing protein produces the protein MGPSALPLAALYLLGVNAAAFMAFVSDKARAGRGDWRIPERTLLMLAALGGSVGALAGQRLLRHKTWKEPFRSILDVIAMTHGVLAGALCGWLLWRAIETTF, from the coding sequence ATGGGCCCCTCCGCGCTCCCGCTCGCGGCGCTTTACCTACTTGGCGTCAACGCCGCGGCGTTCATGGCGTTTGTCTCCGACAAGGCGCGCGCCGGTCGAGGCGACTGGCGCATCCCTGAGCGCACACTCCTGATGCTCGCGGCTTTGGGCGGCAGCGTCGGCGCCCTCGCCGGCCAGCGCCTGTTGCGCCACAAGACGTGGAAGGAGCCGTTTCGGTCGATCCTCGACGTGATCGCTATGACGCACGGCGTGCTTGCCGGGGCGCTCTGCGGATGGCTGCTGTGGCGGGCGATCGAAACTACGTTCTGA
- the irrA gene encoding iron response transcriptional regulator IrrA, whose translation MAEPITTTAAPVASSAAADRSVDCGLRPSLCVARDVGGLLRDSGLRPTRQRIALGRLLYAKGDRHVTAEILHEEAMRARVPVSLATVYNTLHQFTEVGLLRELAVDGSKTWFDTNVTEHHHFLVEDDNRLMDIPGAHVSVDRLPEIPDGMEIARVDVVVRLRRKRVS comes from the coding sequence ATGGCCGAACCGATCACGACCACCGCCGCCCCCGTCGCTTCCTCCGCCGCGGCCGATCGCTCGGTCGACTGCGGCCTGCGGCCGTCCCTGTGCGTCGCGCGCGACGTTGGTGGTCTGCTGCGCGACTCCGGCCTCCGTCCCACCCGCCAGCGCATCGCGCTCGGCCGTCTGCTCTACGCCAAGGGCGACCGGCACGTGACGGCCGAAATCCTGCACGAGGAGGCGATGCGCGCCCGCGTGCCGGTGTCGCTCGCCACCGTCTACAACACGCTCCATCAGTTCACTGAAGTCGGCCTGCTGCGCGAGCTCGCGGTCGACGGCTCCAAGACCTGGTTCGACACCAACGTCACCGAGCACCACCACTTCCTGGTCGAAGACGACAACCGCCTGATGGACATCCCGGGCGCGCACGTCTCCGTCGACCGCCTGCCGGAAATTCCGGACGGCATGGAGATCGCCCGCGTCGACGTCGTGGTCCGCCTGCGCCGCAAGCGCGTGAGCTGA
- the fabA gene encoding 3-hydroxyacyl-[acyl-carrier-protein] dehydratase FabA codes for MTERKASYEYEDLLACGRGELFGAGNAQLPLPPMLMFDRISEISETGGPHGKGFVRAELDVTPDLWFFDCHFKGDPVMPGCLGLDALWQMTGFFLGWTGSSGRGRALGTGEIKFTGQVLPSVKKVVYGVDFKRVVRGRLVLGIADGWLQADGQTIYEAKDLKVGLFKAEAAAA; via the coding sequence ATGACCGAACGCAAGGCCAGCTACGAGTATGAAGACCTTCTGGCCTGCGGCCGCGGGGAGCTGTTTGGGGCGGGCAACGCCCAGCTTCCCCTACCGCCCATGCTGATGTTCGACCGCATCTCGGAGATTTCGGAGACCGGCGGCCCGCACGGCAAGGGCTTCGTCCGCGCCGAGCTCGACGTGACGCCGGACCTCTGGTTCTTCGACTGCCACTTCAAGGGCGACCCGGTGATGCCGGGTTGCCTCGGCCTCGACGCGCTCTGGCAGATGACCGGATTCTTCCTTGGTTGGACCGGATCCTCGGGCCGAGGCCGCGCGCTGGGCACGGGCGAGATCAAGTTCACCGGCCAAGTGCTCCCGAGCGTCAAGAAGGTGGTCTACGGCGTCGACTTCAAGCGCGTCGTGCGCGGTCGCCTCGTGCTCGGCATCGCCGACGGCTGGCTTCAGGCCGACGGGCAGACCATCTATGAGGCGAAGGACCTGAAGGTCGGCCTGTTCAAGGCCGAGGCCGCCGCGGCCTGA
- the fabB gene encoding beta-ketoacyl-ACP synthase I — MRRVVVTGMGIVSSIGNSTQEVVASLREAKSGITRAEQFAAHGFKCQVQGAPTLDPAEVVDRRAMRFHGGGSGWNHVAMDQAIRDSGLEESDISNEMTGIIMGSGGPSTKVVVEAADITREKGGPKRIGPFAVPKAMSSTASATLATWFKIKGVNYSISSACATSSHCIGNAAEMIQYGKQDVMFAGGCEELDWTLSDMFDAMGAMSSKFNDTPATASRAYDKNRDGFVIAGGAGVLVLEEYERAKARGAKIYAELTGYGATSDGYDMVAPSGEGAMRCMRQAMKTARNPIDYVNPHATSTPVGDAKEIEALRAVFGDKCPPISGTKSLSGHSLGAAGVQEAIYSLLMMQGGFMAESAHIEELDPAFADMPILRERTDKTLNAVMSNSFGFGGTNATLVFERV, encoded by the coding sequence ATGAGGCGCGTCGTCGTCACCGGCATGGGTATCGTGTCGTCGATCGGAAACTCCACGCAGGAGGTCGTCGCCTCCCTGCGCGAAGCGAAATCCGGCATCACCCGCGCGGAGCAGTTCGCGGCCCATGGCTTCAAGTGCCAGGTTCAAGGCGCGCCGACGCTCGATCCGGCGGAGGTGGTCGACCGTCGCGCCATGCGCTTCCACGGCGGCGGCTCCGGCTGGAACCACGTCGCGATGGATCAGGCGATCCGGGATTCCGGGCTCGAGGAGAGCGACATCTCCAACGAGATGACCGGCATCATCATGGGCTCCGGCGGTCCCTCGACCAAGGTCGTCGTGGAGGCAGCGGACATCACCCGCGAGAAGGGCGGCCCGAAGCGCATCGGGCCCTTCGCCGTGCCGAAGGCGATGTCCTCAACGGCGTCCGCCACGCTCGCCACCTGGTTCAAGATCAAGGGCGTGAACTACTCGATCTCCTCCGCCTGCGCGACGTCGAGCCACTGCATCGGCAACGCCGCGGAGATGATCCAGTACGGCAAGCAGGACGTGATGTTCGCCGGCGGCTGCGAGGAGCTGGACTGGACGCTGTCCGACATGTTCGACGCCATGGGCGCCATGTCGAGCAAGTTCAACGACACGCCCGCCACCGCCTCGCGCGCCTATGACAAGAACCGCGACGGCTTCGTCATCGCCGGCGGGGCCGGGGTGCTGGTGCTGGAGGAGTATGAGCGGGCCAAGGCGCGCGGCGCCAAGATCTACGCCGAACTCACCGGCTACGGCGCGACATCCGACGGCTACGACATGGTCGCCCCGTCGGGCGAAGGCGCGATGCGCTGCATGCGCCAAGCGATGAAGACCGCCCGGAACCCAATCGATTACGTCAACCCGCACGCCACCTCGACCCCTGTCGGCGACGCCAAGGAGATCGAGGCCCTGCGCGCGGTGTTCGGGGACAAGTGCCCGCCGATCTCCGGCACCAAGTCGCTCAGCGGCCATTCGCTCGGCGCGGCCGGCGTGCAGGAGGCGATCTACTCGCTGCTGATGATGCAGGGCGGCTTCATGGCCGAGAGCGCGCACATCGAGGAGCTCGATCCGGCTTTCGCCGACATGCCCATCCTGCGCGAGCGGACCGACAAGACGTTGAACGCCGTGATGTCGAACTCCTTCGGCTTCGGCGGCACCAACGCCACGCTGGTGTTCGAGCGGGTCTGA
- the fabI gene encoding enoyl-ACP reductase FabI, which produces MVAGLLSGKRALVMGVANDHSIAWGCAKALAQAGAEIAFTYQGDALGKRVRPLAESVGSDLVLPCDVEDIASVDAVFAALKERWGGLDLLIHAIGFSNKNELKGRYADTTRENFSRTLVISAFSFTEVAKRAADMMTDGGSMITLTYGGATRVMPNYNVMGVAKAALEASVRYLAADYGPQGIRVNAISAGPVRTLAGAGISDARLMYEHQRRHAPLRRPITIEDVGGAALYLLSDLSSGVTGEIHFVDAGYNIISMPRPESLKTIVAAEDAAEKAGVG; this is translated from the coding sequence ATGGTCGCCGGACTTCTTTCAGGCAAGCGCGCCCTCGTCATGGGCGTCGCCAACGACCACTCCATCGCCTGGGGCTGCGCCAAGGCGCTGGCGCAAGCAGGAGCCGAGATCGCGTTCACCTATCAGGGCGACGCGCTGGGCAAGCGCGTGCGGCCGCTGGCGGAGAGCGTCGGTTCAGACCTCGTGCTGCCCTGCGACGTGGAGGACATCGCCTCCGTGGACGCGGTGTTCGCCGCGCTCAAAGAGCGCTGGGGCGGGCTCGATCTGCTGATCCACGCCATCGGCTTCTCCAACAAGAACGAGCTGAAGGGCCGCTACGCCGACACCACGCGCGAGAACTTCTCGCGCACCCTGGTGATCTCAGCTTTCTCCTTCACCGAGGTCGCGAAGCGCGCGGCCGACATGATGACGGATGGCGGGTCGATGATCACGCTGACCTACGGCGGCGCGACCCGCGTCATGCCGAACTACAACGTCATGGGCGTCGCCAAGGCCGCGCTGGAGGCCAGCGTGCGGTATCTGGCCGCCGACTACGGCCCGCAGGGGATCCGCGTCAACGCGATCTCCGCCGGCCCGGTCCGGACGCTTGCGGGCGCGGGCATCTCGGACGCGCGGCTGATGTACGAGCACCAGCGCCGCCACGCGCCGCTGCGCCGCCCGATCACCATCGAGGACGTCGGCGGCGCCGCGCTCTATCTGCTCTCGGACCTGTCGTCGGGCGTCACCGGCGAGATCCACTTCGTGGACGCCGGCTACAACATCATCTCCATGCCGCGGCCCGAGAGCCTGAAGACCATCGTCGCGGCGGAAGACGCGGCGGAGAAGGCCGGCGTCGGCTGA
- a CDS encoding YitT family protein yields MDISKPAARLAEKLKPQGDARKHTRLEDAVAFCIAVLLIGFGLALLQAAGLATGGVAGIALILHFALGWPTGVLFLLVNLPFYALVYRTMGAEFTLKTLIVNAMLAGFGALAPHVFALQSKSGVFAALAGGVLLGMGVLALARHRASVGGTSALALYAQERGWLRAGHVQALTDFLVLAAAATVLDLEHLALSVLSALTLSLVLVLNHKPGRYAGF; encoded by the coding sequence ATGGACATCAGCAAGCCCGCCGCCCGCCTCGCCGAAAAGCTGAAGCCACAGGGCGACGCGCGCAAGCACACGCGGCTGGAGGACGCCGTCGCCTTCTGCATCGCGGTGCTGCTGATCGGTTTCGGACTTGCGCTGCTGCAGGCGGCCGGACTCGCCACCGGCGGGGTCGCCGGGATCGCGCTGATCCTGCACTTCGCGCTGGGCTGGCCGACAGGCGTGCTGTTCCTGCTGGTCAATCTGCCGTTCTACGCGCTCGTCTACCGCACCATGGGGGCTGAGTTCACCCTGAAGACCCTGATCGTCAACGCGATGCTCGCGGGATTCGGGGCGCTCGCGCCGCACGTCTTCGCCCTGCAGTCGAAGAGCGGCGTGTTCGCGGCCCTCGCCGGCGGCGTGCTGCTCGGCATGGGCGTCCTCGCCCTGGCCCGGCACAGGGCGAGCGTCGGCGGCACGAGCGCGCTCGCGCTCTACGCCCAGGAGCGCGGCTGGCTGCGGGCCGGCCACGTCCAGGCCCTGACCGATTTCCTGGTGCTCGCGGCGGCCGCGACGGTGCTCGACCTCGAGCATCTGGCGCTCTCGGTGCTGAGCGCCCTGACGCTGAGCCTGGTGCTCGTCTTGAACCACAAGCCCGGGCGCTACGCAGGATTCTGA
- a CDS encoding sigma-70 family RNA polymerase sigma factor, whose product MRRYARALAGPHGDADDLVQEALARALERRASFRSDMALRPWLLAILHNVFVDGVRRRRAEMTRLEVSEAVAAALDAPQEHAVRLAEVRVRFDALPEDQRAALHLVAIEGLSYQDAAAAIGAPIGTLMSRLGRARAALRAPETVPSSGPARLRLVGGSDDQR is encoded by the coding sequence ATGCGTCGCTACGCCCGGGCCTTGGCCGGTCCCCACGGCGATGCGGACGACTTGGTGCAGGAAGCGCTTGCGCGTGCGCTGGAACGGCGCGCGAGCTTCCGCTCCGACATGGCCCTTCGGCCCTGGCTCCTGGCGATCCTGCACAATGTGTTCGTGGACGGCGTGCGCCGCCGCCGCGCGGAGATGACCCGGCTCGAGGTGAGCGAGGCGGTGGCGGCCGCCCTCGACGCGCCGCAGGAGCACGCCGTGCGCCTCGCCGAGGTGCGCGTGCGCTTCGACGCCCTTCCCGAGGATCAGCGCGCGGCGCTGCACCTCGTGGCGATCGAGGGCCTTTCCTACCAGGACGCCGCGGCCGCGATCGGCGCGCCCATCGGCACATTGATGTCGCGGCTCGGCCGCGCGCGCGCCGCGCTGCGGGCGCCGGAGACCGTCCCGTCTTCGGGCCCCGCTCGCCTGCGGCTCGTTGGAGGTTCGGATGACCAGCGCTGA
- a CDS encoding anti-sigma factor: MTSADDDQMSEIDLDAYVDDQLPVGRRIEVEGHLARHPALASRVMADLRSRDELRLAFANVPGPTAGSLAAARRLQRAAWLDTRFSGFRRAAAILLLIGAGWVANEQLDSLLVSKVSASTQPPTFVSEAVMAHRTALLRGEMRSQIEAPDYDPDEVRSATAIMMPRLPSGWKALDVQVFPSTYGPSVQMTLATEPFGVLSLYASRPGDRRTEPATIAQTDGATAAFWRKGEVGYVLVANPGVDASGLVEIAGDLARRRK; this comes from the coding sequence ATGACCAGCGCTGACGACGACCAGATGTCCGAAATCGATCTCGACGCCTATGTTGACGACCAGTTGCCCGTGGGGCGGCGCATAGAGGTGGAGGGCCATCTGGCTCGCCATCCCGCCCTCGCCAGCCGGGTGATGGCCGATCTACGCTCGCGCGATGAGCTGAGGCTCGCCTTTGCGAACGTCCCCGGCCCGACCGCCGGGTCGCTCGCAGCCGCTCGGCGCCTGCAGCGCGCCGCCTGGTTGGACACGCGGTTTTCCGGCTTCCGGCGCGCCGCAGCCATTCTGTTGCTGATCGGCGCGGGCTGGGTCGCGAACGAGCAGTTGGACAGTCTGCTCGTCAGCAAGGTCTCGGCGTCGACGCAGCCCCCGACCTTCGTGTCCGAAGCGGTGATGGCCCATCGCACCGCGCTGCTTCGCGGCGAGATGCGGTCACAGATCGAGGCGCCGGACTACGATCCGGACGAGGTGCGGTCGGCGACCGCGATCATGATGCCGCGGCTGCCATCCGGCTGGAAGGCGCTCGACGTGCAGGTGTTTCCTTCGACGTATGGACCGAGCGTCCAAATGACGCTCGCGACCGAGCCCTTCGGAGTCCTTTCGCTCTACGCCTCCCGACCGGGCGACCGGCGCACGGAGCCCGCGACGATCGCACAGACGGACGGCGCGACCGCCGCGTTCTGGCGCAAGGGCGAGGTCGGCTATGTCCTGGTGGCGAATCCCGGCGTGGACGCCAGCGGCCTCGTCGAGATCGCGGGCGATCTGGCGCGGCGGCGCAAATGA